In Picosynechococcus sp. PCC 7002, the following are encoded in one genomic region:
- a CDS encoding DUF11 domain-containing protein translates to MPSSFHASITTVEAWTGGCCKNFMLLVDKGLLTMKRSSLPFFGVGLALTLSFAPLHISPLTPQSVLAQTQQNLDVELAGHLRVIEKNWRGEQKVAWRSLEGGFMRPAPRVKPGDTIRYTVSGNNRTEQPISGLVLTDDLPANTVYVMGSAASVGGATITYSIDGGKTYSANPTIRVTLPDGRVETRPAPAERYTHVRWTFQNAVPARASVNGQYQVRVQ, encoded by the coding sequence ATGCCCTCAAGTTTCCATGCTTCGATTACTACCGTCGAGGCATGGACAGGGGGCTGCTGTAAAAATTTCATGTTGCTAGTAGACAAAGGTCTTTTGACGATGAAACGTTCCTCCCTACCTTTCTTTGGAGTTGGTCTCGCTCTTACTCTGAGTTTTGCTCCCCTTCATATTTCTCCTCTGACTCCCCAGTCTGTCCTCGCCCAAACCCAGCAGAACCTTGATGTTGAGCTAGCTGGCCATCTGCGGGTAATCGAAAAAAATTGGCGTGGTGAACAAAAAGTTGCCTGGCGTAGCCTAGAGGGTGGTTTTATGCGGCCCGCCCCCAGGGTCAAACCCGGTGACACCATTCGCTACACCGTCAGCGGCAATAACCGCACCGAACAACCCATTTCCGGTCTCGTCCTTACCGATGATCTGCCCGCCAATACTGTCTATGTGATGGGGTCAGCGGCCTCTGTGGGTGGCGCAACAATCACTTACAGCATCGATGGCGGCAAAACCTACAGTGCCAACCCGACGATTCGCGTCACCTTGCCCGATGGTCGTGTGGAAACCCGCCCGGCCCCAGCGGAACGCTATACCCATGTGCGTTGGACTTTCCAAAATGCTGTCCCTGCAAGGGCTAGCGTGAATGGCCAGTACCAAGTCCGCGTTCAATAA